gttcgctttggcccaGGGGTAAAGTTCGGCactcgcttcaatgatatccgacgccatctagcgtcgcgaatgggtataacgtccaggccctgaatataagacgacctccaccttttcagtcttatttcagtgCAAAAAACAATACGGTATATTCATTTCTATTTTAAAGCCTCGTTGTCATGCAAATTATGCACATGAGGCGTATGTGATATTTTTGGTCCATTTAAGTGTCGTAATCATATCATTGGTGGCTTTCTGACAGATACTCCGAATATGATTCAATCCATCATTTTCCTCAAATCAAGCCTCAGTGCAATCAATATTCACTATATCCATTTCCTGCAGGTCCGATACGTACATTTCCTTAACAAAAGTGGCGTCTGGATTGGGGAAGATGTTCCCTTCCTGTCGGCCCAAGGAACTGCCGGGAACGTAGAAATTGATCCTCAAGTACGTGTAATCTCCTTCCACGGACATGCTGATGTTCTAGCAGACGACATGTAGGTCAGGTGCAGTCAAATTCCCAGCTGGCGGCAAACGGAGGCCAAGATGGCGTACCTTGATCGTGGCGATGTGAAACGGCGTGGCGATGCCAAAGATGGGCATGACGACAGTCTCGTATTTCTTGTCAATGAAGATCTTCATTTCTCGGATGTCCTTCTCTCTGGGCATCTGAGACACGTTCTTGTAGGACACGTTGGATTTTCTGGCCCTAAGGAGAAAGTTGTCAGAAGCGGACCCCACTTCAAAAGCTCCTGCTTTCAAATCCGCTGCCGACACTCACTTCTGGATCTGCTGCTCGCCTTTCTGCTCCGTCAGTCGCCGCTTGGCCTCCTCGTTCAAACTGTTGGCGAGCTCCTTTTGGTGGGCGCGCCGCTTCTCCTCCGCCGTCATCTCAttctaaatacacacacacacccgcagaATTGTAAATCACGGGCAGACCAACGCACTTGACACCGACACGCAAACACTCATGCGATGATGAAATGCTGAAGACCATGAGAACATGAATAGTTGAATACACAGgcaaacgcacacaaaataaaaatgaaatgcaaaaaggACACTTTGCCGTCCTCAGCGAGTGATTTGACTACTTACCTTCCCAAGTAGCTAGCAGAGACCAGAAACACGCACACGCTTAGTCAGCAGCTTTCAAGTGCGCATCGGGTCAACGCGCCCGCCGCGTCAACTCACCCGGGTTCTGTCGGCCAGCAGCGCCGCGCCGCGAGCGCCCTTTCCCAGCAGCTCCTCGGCGTCGtcgacctcctcctcctcgtcttcctcgtcGTCGTTCTGAGAGATGCCGGGTGTTCAGGAGGCGGCAGCCGCACTCGAGCAGGATTTGCCGAGAAGTTCGGCTTACCTTGAGGAAGATTCCCACGTTTTTGATCTTCTTCTTGACTGGCGTGAGGACTGTGGCCGCCTCCTCCTGTCACCGCCACACACCCACGAATAAACAAgcatcagggaaaaaaaaagcatttgacaagaagcttaaaaatgtgaaattatcTGAAAGTCCAACTGAttcgaatctttttttttttttttttttacagccgtAGCCCCGCACACAATTAATTACACAAACCGGAGAGCGCGCTCGGGTTCAACTCACCTCGTTGATCTGCACGGTGTCACCGACAAACAAGGCGTACTTCTTCTGCTCttcttttttgccctctttattCGTGAGGTCAGCAAAGCCTATACTGATACTCAGCACCATGCCTGGCCAGACACAAGCACGCATgtcaaagaaataaatgaatcgAATAAAAACTTGGCACACACCGGAGGCGATGGTGATAATTTAACGCGACTTTGGCACCTTTTTTCAGTTTGTACTGATTCTTAGAGTTGAGCACCAAGGAGCCTTCTCTGAACTCGATGCCCATGGCAAACCTGCAAACGATCCACATGTGAGACGAGCGTCTGACGAGGGCGCAATTCCGCACGGGAACCCACCCGAGGTTTTTGGTCAGCTTGGCGACAAGATCCGCTTTCTCCTTCTTCACGTACTCCAGAACAGTGTTGTAGGCGTCGCAGAGTTTCACCCCTGAGGAAAAGCACGCAGGTCATTATCCACATTAAATAACTCCCACGGCCCACCCGGCGTCAAACTCGCGACCGCACCGTGCTTGAGCTCCTTCAgcagctcctcctccacctgTAGCAGGAAGTTGTAGTTGTCCTGCATCTCCTGCGGCGGATCCACCATGAGCGTCCGCACCAGGTTGGAGCAGTACGACTTGTAGCGTATGCCCATGGCGCACGTGATGGCGCCAAAGTGCATGTGGTTCTTGTCACTGGCAGGAAGAAGACGGAGACAATTCccagttaagataagataagataagaaaacctttattagtctcacaatggagaaattcccacttcacagcagcaaagttatgaaaggaagaagaacaacaaaatataggagctgctggaaaggcagccactcacgcggcgccattttgaagtcaaaataacaaagataacacaagacaacacataggacacagacagtcgttcaagaAGTAGAGCCAGTTAGCTCTACTTATTTGCCTTCAATCACATTTTGTGTCGATCATGAATTTGTGTACATGTACAAGATACATCCCATGCATACCGACGCTCTGACGACATATTGCTGTCAATATCGAGCTAATCTTCGCTCGCCATAAcagttgtatttaaaaaaaaaaaatggtaagagGCAGACGTGTTGCAGACCAACTAGTGACCTTGGTGGAGCTAACGATCTTACCTGACGACGCTAAACTTGAGGCTGTAATTTCCGCCGCTCTGAATGATGGGAGGGTAACACATCTCCACGGTAGAGGGGTCCACGCCGCCCAGGTACTTCTTTTCCTCGATGGCTTTTTCCACAGACTCTGCCAGTTTGCTGTGCCGCACTTTCTGTTGCCGGGAAAACGGACGAGAGTGGGGCGGATGGCGCCTTCTGCTCCGAGTCAGGCGTTCCTCACCTCATCCGCGTCGACGATCTCCATCACTCGCTCCTTAAAAAATTTGGAGTACACCTCGCTGGTGATGGCTGCCGCTTTTTTCATCAGGCCGAGCTCGCCGTCCTCCTTCACCGCCATGGTGTACGCCACCACCGCACTGATGTCCACCTACGGGCAAAGAGGAAGCAACATGAATCTCCTGTGGGAAAATGCCGGTCAGCAGCTACCGAGctcctctgaccttctccaggCCCTCGGCCGTGAGCGTGTCGTTCCAGCTCTTCATGTACTCGCCGGGAAATTTGTCCTTGCTGAACACGCCCACCGTCTTCCCGCCTCGGCTGCCGCGAATTGCCTCGATCATCTTGTCGAAGTTGGGCTTGTTGCTCTCGTTCTGAAACACAAGGCGCGTTCgtcattgttactttttttttttaattcccagagaggagtcaaatgggcACTCGGAGGCCAATGTCACCTTTTCCCTGGTGAGAAGAGTGATGGGCGGGACACCGTTGGCGTTTTCGTTGCCCTTGGTTATGGCCACCTGTTTGAGGAAATCCACTTTCTTCTTGCTGGCGAGGAAGAGGATCTTGGTATCGCAAAAGACCATGATGGTGTC
This window of the Hippocampus zosterae strain Florida chromosome 1, ASM2543408v3, whole genome shotgun sequence genome carries:
- the supt16h gene encoding FACT complex subunit SPT16 isoform X1 — its product is MAANLDKEAYYRRIKRLYGNWKKGEDEFGKVDAIVVSVGVDEEIVYAKSTAIQTWLFGYEVTDTIMVFCDTKILFLASKKKVDFLKQVAITKGNENANGVPPITLLTREKNESNKPNFDKMIEAIRGSRGGKTVGVFSKDKFPGEYMKSWNDTLTAEGLEKVDISAVVAYTMAVKEDGELGLMKKAAAITSEVYSKFFKERVMEIVDADEKVRHSKLAESVEKAIEEKKYLGGVDPSTVEMCYPPIIQSGGNYSLKFSVVSDKNHMHFGAITCAMGIRYKSYCSNLVRTLMVDPPQEMQDNYNFLLQVEEELLKELKHGVKLCDAYNTVLEYVKKEKADLVAKLTKNLGFAMGIEFREGSLVLNSKNQYKLKKGMVLSISIGFADLTNKEGKKEEQKKYALFVGDTVQINEEEAATVLTPVKKKIKNVGIFLKNDDEEDEEEEVDDAEELLGKGARGAALLADRTRNEMTAEEKRRAHQKELANSLNEEAKRRLTEQKGEQQIQKARKSNVSYKNVSQMPREKDIREMKIFIDKKYETVVMPIFGIATPFHIATIKNISMSVEGDYTYLRINFYVPGSSLGRQEGNIFPNPDATFVKEITYRASNLKAPGDTSVPSTNLQNAFRIIKEVQKRYKTREAEEKEKEGIVKQDSLVINLNRSNPKLKDLYIRPNIAQKRMQGSLEAHTNGFRFTSVRGDKVDILYNNIKHAIFQPCDGEMIIVLHFHLKNAIMFGKRRHTDVQFYTEVGEITTDLGKHQHMHDRDDLYAEQMEREMRHKLKSAFKNFIEKVETLTREELEFEVPFRDLGFQGAPYRSTCLLQPTSSSLVNVTEWPPFVVTLDEVELVHFERVQFHLKNFDVVIVYKDYNKKVTMINAVPVNSLDPIKEWLNSCDIKYTEGVQSLNWTKIMKTIVDDPEGFFEQGGWSFLDPESEQGSGAEEDSESEMEDETFNPSADETEVEEEDSDEDYSSETENSDYSASLGSEEESGKDWDELEEEARKADKESHYEDEDTSNKKRKNRSSTLPPVKKKRRS
- the supt16h gene encoding FACT complex subunit SPT16 isoform X2 produces the protein MAANLDKEAYYRRIKRLYGNWKKGEDEFGKVDAIVVSVGVDEEIVYAKSTAIQTWLFGYEVTDTIMVFCDTKILFLASKKKVDFLKQVAITKGNENANGVPPITLLTREKNESNKPNFDKMIEAIRGSRGGKTVGVFSKDKFPGEYMKSWNDTLTAEGLEKVDISAVVAYTMAVKEDGELGLMKKAAAITSEVYSKFFKERVMEIVDADEKVRHSKLAESVEKAIEEKKYLGGVDPSTVEMCYPPIIQSGGNYSLKFSVVSDKNHMHFGAITCAMGIRYKSYCSNLVRTLMVDPPQEMQDNYNFLLQVEEELLKELKHGVKLCDAYNTVLEYVKKEKADLVAKLTKNLGFAMGIEFREGSLVLNSKNQYKLKKGMVLSISIGFADLTNKEGKKEEQKKYALFVGDTVQINEEEAATVLTPVKKKIKNVGIFLKNDDEEDEEEEVDDAEELLGKGARGAALLADRTRNEMTAEEKRRAHQKELANSLNEEAKRRLTEQKGEQQIQKARKSNVSYKNVSQMPREKDIREMKIFIDKKYETVVMPIFGIATPFHIATIKNISMSVEGDYTYLRINFYVPGSSLGRQEGNIFPNPDATFVKEITYRASNLKAPGDTSVPSTNLQNAFRIIKEVQKRYKTREAEEKEKEGIVKQDSLVINLNRSNPKLKDLYIRPNIAQKRMQGSLEAHTNGFRFTSVRGDKVDILYNNIKHAIFQPCDGEMIIVLHFHLKNAIMFGKRRHTDVQFYTEVGEITTDLGKHQHMHDRDDLYAEQMEREMRHKLKSAFKNFIEKVETLTREELEFEVPFRDLGFQGAPYRSTCLLQPTSSSLVNVTEWPPFVVTLDEVELVHFERVQFHLKNFDVVIVYKDYNKKVTMINAVPVNSLDPIKEWLNSCDIKYTEGVQSLNWTKIMKTIVDDPEGFFEQGGWSFLDPESEGSGAEEDSESEMEDETFNPSADETEVEEEDSDEDYSSETENSDYSASLGSEEESGKDWDELEEEARKADKESHYEDEDTSNKKRKNRSSTLPPVKKKRRS